Proteins encoded in a region of the Tripterygium wilfordii isolate XIE 37 chromosome 21, ASM1340144v1, whole genome shotgun sequence genome:
- the LOC119990199 gene encoding uncharacterized protein LOC119990199 — MILEMAFHGLSGWSCLGCLLPESPAYVFHGEHLSPSCIGLQNHIPNNLHLQHLRQKYRDARHKRISILHQNRLRLLASVSHTALSNSSVEEGQHVQHVRLQYRNSRFQRLSMLCQTRPQLLASNSVLGYPASGAGVPVSITLIFGLHGCTYSFVPSSSILIRPNTIFVQSIK; from the exons ATGATATTGGAAATGGCTTTTCATGGATTGAGTGGATGGTCGTGTCTTGGATGTTTGCTGCCTGAATCACCTGCCTATGTATTTCATGGAG AACATCTTTCTCCTAGCTGTATTGGACTTCAAAATCATATTCCCAATAATTTACATCTACAACATTTGAGGCAAAAATACCGGGATGCGAGACATAAAAGAATTTCGATATTGCATCAGAATAGGTTGCGATTATTGGCTTCAGTATCTCATACTGCTCTATCTAATAGTTCTGtag aAGAAGGTCAACATGTACAACATGTAAGGTTACAATATAGAAATTCGCGATTTCAAAGACTTTCAATGTTGTGCCAGACGAGGCCGCAATTATTGGCTTCAAATTCTGTCCTTGGGTATCCTGCATCGGGTGCTGGTGTGCCAGTGTCAATTACTCTGATTTTTGGGCTTCATGGTTGTACTTACAGTTTTGTACCAAGTTCTTCGATTCTTATCAGACCTAACACCATATTTGTGCAGTCAATAAAGTAA